Proteins encoded by one window of Candidatus Kapaibacterium thiocyanatum:
- a CDS encoding polyprenyl synthetase — MKSVSTLNDIGAPVAEELSRFGPYMREQMRSKTALLDTVVRYIMKQQGKRVRPTLVFLSAGLCGPISDRSFVGASMVELLHTATLVHDDVVDQAEERRGMGSINAVWKNKIAVLVGDYLLSRGLLTAVHHQEFDYLNITSDAVRRMSEGELLQIQKSRQKTIDEETYFRIISDKTASLISTCCEIGAVSATNDPDARLAMREYGELVGLAFQIKDDILDYTSRSSILGKPVGNDLKDQKITLPLIRACAAAPRDEAKRMLGLVKGRKPSSKDIATVIDFVVRYDGIGSAQHKAEELVQQAIGYLASFPDSVYRKALTDFANFVVARTK; from the coding sequence ATGAAATCCGTCTCAACACTGAATGATATCGGCGCCCCGGTGGCGGAAGAACTGTCCCGCTTCGGGCCGTACATGCGCGAGCAGATGCGGTCGAAAACGGCGCTGCTCGACACCGTCGTACGCTATATCATGAAGCAGCAGGGCAAACGGGTACGGCCTACGCTCGTCTTCCTCTCCGCCGGACTGTGCGGCCCCATCAGCGACCGCTCCTTCGTGGGAGCCTCGATGGTGGAACTGCTCCATACCGCCACCCTGGTCCATGACGACGTCGTGGACCAGGCCGAAGAACGCCGCGGCATGGGCAGCATCAACGCCGTGTGGAAGAACAAGATCGCCGTGCTGGTGGGCGACTATCTCCTTTCGCGTGGGCTGCTTACGGCCGTCCACCACCAGGAGTTCGACTACCTGAACATCACCTCCGACGCCGTACGGCGCATGAGCGAAGGCGAACTCCTCCAGATCCAGAAGAGCCGCCAAAAGACGATCGACGAGGAGACGTACTTCCGCATCATCTCCGACAAAACGGCCTCCCTGATCTCCACATGCTGCGAAATCGGAGCCGTCAGTGCAACGAACGACCCCGACGCACGTCTTGCCATGCGCGAATACGGTGAACTGGTGGGCCTGGCCTTCCAGATCAAGGACGATATCCTCGATTACACCAGCCGCAGTTCCATCCTGGGCAAGCCCGTGGGCAACGATCTGAAGGACCAGAAGATCACCCTGCCCCTCATCCGGGCCTGCGCCGCCGCCCCGCGCGACGAAGCGAAGCGGATGCTCGGACTGGTGAAAGGACGCAAGCCTTCGTCGAAGGACATCGCTACCGTCATCGATTTCGTGGTGCGATACGACGGTATCGGCAGTGCCCAGCACAAGGCCGAAGAACTCGTGCAGCAGGCCATCGGCTACCTCGCATCTTTCCCCGATTCCGTCTACAGGAAGGCCCTGACGGATTTTGCTAACTTTGTCGTCGCACGAACGAAGTAG
- a CDS encoding twin arginine-targeting protein translocase TatC translates to MSFFGHLEELRSRLFKTVAGILVACIGTGYFREEIMNKLLLGPAVRHGISLQNLEPFGQAFLYFKVIFFTGLIASSPWILFQIWSFVAPGLYLHERRWARTITVLTSLCFLMGVSFAYFLLIPSMMSYIKAVANPNIQDNISTSSYFSFFVNMLLASGLIFELPMVTWVLARIGMVSPALMSKYRRHSIIVILIIAAIVTPTPDPVTQLMVAVPLYILYEISVVIARFAYKRRDEEPATP, encoded by the coding sequence ATGAGTTTCTTCGGCCACCTCGAAGAGTTGCGTTCGCGACTGTTCAAGACGGTGGCAGGGATTCTCGTTGCCTGTATCGGTACGGGCTACTTCCGGGAAGAGATCATGAACAAGCTTCTGCTCGGCCCGGCCGTACGCCACGGTATCTCGCTGCAGAATCTGGAACCGTTCGGACAGGCCTTCCTCTACTTCAAGGTCATCTTCTTCACGGGGTTGATCGCGTCCTCGCCGTGGATCCTGTTCCAGATATGGAGCTTCGTGGCTCCCGGACTGTACCTGCACGAGCGCCGATGGGCAAGGACGATCACCGTCCTCACCTCATTGTGCTTCCTGATGGGGGTGTCCTTCGCCTACTTCCTGCTGATTCCCAGCATGATGTCGTACATCAAGGCCGTGGCGAATCCCAACATCCAGGACAACATCTCGACAAGCTCCTACTTCTCGTTCTTCGTCAACATGCTGCTGGCCTCCGGCCTGATCTTCGAACTGCCGATGGTGACGTGGGTACTCGCCCGCATCGGTATGGTGTCGCCTGCCCTCATGAGCAAGTACCGACGCCACTCCATCATCGTCATCCTGATCATCGCAGCCATCGTCACGCCCACGCCCGATCCCGTCACGCAGTTGATGGTAGCCGTACCGCTCTACATCCTGTACGAGATCAGCGTCGTGATCGCACGCTTTGCCTACAAACGCCGGGACGAAGAGCCCGCTACTCCCTGA